The sequence below is a genomic window from Luteimonas sp. MC1825.
ATCTCGAGGATGCGGCCCGAGAAGATGTTTTTCTTGCCCTGCTTGGCGACCGTCAGCAGCCCGGCCCTGATGGCGTAGAGCGGGATGGCATGCACCAGGTCGCGCAGCGTCACGCCCGGCTGCATGCTGCCCTTGAAGCGCACCAGCACCGATTCCGGCATGTCCAGCGGCATGACACCGGTTGCGGCGGCAAACGCCACCAGGCCCGAGCCGGCCGGGAACGAGATGCCGATCGGGAAGCGGGTATGCGAATCGCCGCCGGTGCCCACGGTATCGGGCAGCAGCATGCGGTTGAGCCAGCTGTGGATGATGCCGTCGCCCGGGCGCAACGACACGCCGCCGCGGGTCGAGATGAACTCGGGCAGCGTGTGGTGCGTCTTCACGTCCACCGGCTTGGGGTACGCCGCGGTGTGGCAGAAAGACTGCATCACCAGGTCCGACGAGAACCCCAGGCACGCCAGGTCCTTCAGTTCGTCGCGGGTCATCGGGCCGGTGGTGTCCTGCGAGCCCACGGTGGTCATCCTGGGTTCGCAGTAGGTGCCCGGGCGCATGCCTTGCTGCACGCCGTTCACGATGGGCAGGCCGCAGGCGCGGCCGACCATCTTCTGCGCGAGCGTGTAGCCGCGACCGGTGTCGGCGGGCGTGGCCGGCAGGCGGAACAGGTGCGCGGCCGGCAGGCCGAGCGCTTCGCGCGCGCGCGCCGTCAGGCCACGGCCGATGATCAGCGGAATGCGGCCACCGGCGCGCACCTCGTCGAACAGCACCTCTGACTTGACCTGGAATTCGGCGATCAACACGCCGTCCTTCAGCGCCTGGCCGTCGTAGGGACGCAGCTCGATCACGTCGCCATGCGCCATGTTCGACACATCGAGCTCGATCGGCAGCGCACCCGCGTCTTCCATGGTGTTGTAGAAGATCGGCGCGATCTTCGCACCCAGGCACACGCCGCCGAAGCGCTTGTTGGGAATGAACGGGATGTCGTCGCCAGTCCACCACAGCACCGAGTTGGTGGCCGACTTGCGGCTGGAGCCGGTGCCGACCACGTCACCGACATAGGCGACCAGGTGGCCTTTCGCCTTGAGGTCGGCGATGGCCTGGATCGGTCCACGCTTGCCGTCTTCCTCGGGCACGAACGGTGCGTCGGGGCGGCGGTTCTTCAGCATCGCCAGCGCGTGCATCGGGATGTCCGGGCGCGTGGTCGCATCCGGGGCCGGCGACAGGTCGTCGGTATTGGTTTCGCCGGGCACCTTGAAGACGGTGATGGTCAGGCTCTGCGGGACCTCCGGCTTGCTTGTGAACCACTCGGCATCAGCCCAACTCTGCATGACCGCGCGGGCACTGGCGTTGCCGGCCTTGGACTTTTGTTCCACATCGTGGAAGGCGTCGAAGACCAGCAGCGTGTGCTTGAGCGCATCGGCGGCGATGGTGCCGACCACCGCGTCATCCAGCAGGTCGACCAGGGGCGCGACGTTGTAGCCGCCGAGCATCGTGCCCAGCAGTGCGGTGGCACGCTCGCGCGAAATCAGCGCGCTGGGCTCGCTGCCCAATGCAACCGCCGCGAGATACGACGCCTTGACCTTGGCCGCGTCGTCGACGCCGGCGGGCACGCGATGGGTGATGAGATCGAGCAGGAACGCCTCCTCGCCGGGCGGCGGGGCCTTCAGCAGTTCGATCACATCGGCCGTCTGCTGCGCGGTCAGCGGCAGCGGCGGGATGCCAAGCGCTGCGCGCTCGGCCACATGGTGGCGATAGGCTTCCAACATGGTGCAGTGGTCTCCGTGGATGTTCGGGTGTGCGTTGATCGGGGCGAGGCGCTATTCGGGCGTGGGCACGATCAGCTTCAGGCCCTTGAAGTAGTCGCGGTAGAAACGGTCGTCGCGGGTGATCAGTCCGTCACACTGCAGCAGCGCGTGCGCACCGATCAGGAACTCGGGAACCGCGCGCGTGGGGGCGCCGCCACGCTGGCGGTGACGCCGCTGCATCTCCCCTGCGCGAAGCGCGGACTTGGCCTCCAGCGCGCTGAAGCGGATGCCCACCTCCTCCAGCACGGCCACCGCCTCGGAGCCGTCCTTGAGCGCACTGCAGACCTCGGCCAGCGCCACATCGCAGACCACTACCGTGCCGATGCCCAGGCACTGGCGCAGGCAGGCCTCGGTGGCATCCGCCATGGGCCCGTCGGCCAGCAGGTCGACAAGCACGGAGGAATCGATCGCGATCATGCGTCGGGGTCGCGGGCATCACCCGGGGCGCGGCCACGCAGGGCACGCATGGCCTCTTCGGTGGATGCGAAACCGTCGAGCCGGAAGCGGCCTCGGGCGCGCGAGATCGCATCGTCCACGCTCTTGCGCAGGATGATGCGCCCGCCATCCAGCTCGACCTTGAGGATGGTGCCCTTGGTCAGGCCGAGGGCATCGCGCACGGCCTTCGGCAGGGTGATCTGCCCGCGTTCGGCAACGGTGGCTTCCATGGCGGCGACTCCTGCCTGGCGGAATGCAGGCACAGGTGGGCTGGAACGGTATGCGCACATCATACATACTCATGCTTGCATACTCAACGCGCCATACTGTCCGCCTGCGGTTCCGGCGCTGCGCGCGCCGACAGTGCCACCCGGCCGTTACACAGGTCGCCGTAGACTGGCCCGCAGACCAACGCCCGCCATCCCCACAAGGAGCCCCGCCATGGCCGATTCATTCGCAACCCGCGACGTCCTCGCCGTCAACGGCCGGTCCTACACCTTCGCAAGCCTCGCCAGGCTGGGTGAGCGCTTCGACCTCACGCGCCTGCCCTACTCCATGAAGATCCTGCTGGAGAACCTGCTGCGGCACGAGGATGGTGGCGTCACTGTCGGCACCCACCACATCGAAGCGGTGGCGACGTGGGATCCCAAGGCCGAGCCGGACACCGAGATCGCGTTCATGCCGGCACGCGTGGTGCTGCAGGACTTCACGGGCGTGCCCTGCGTGGTGGACCTGGCGGCGATGCGCGACGCGGTGACACGCCTGGGCGGCAATCCGTCGCAGATCAATCCGCTGATCCCGTCGGAGCTTGTGATCGACCATTCGGTGCAGGTCGACGTGTTCGGCCGCGCGGACGCGCTGGATCTCAATGGCAAGATCGAATTCGAGCGCAACAAGGAACGCTACGGCTTCCTGCGCTGGGGCCAGAACGCGTTCAAGGACTTCAAGGTGGTGCCGCCCAACACCGGCATCGTCCACCAGGTGAACCTGGAGCACCTGGCACGGGTGGTGATGGAACGCGACGTCGACGGCACCCTCTGGGCGTTTCCCGACACCGTGTTCGGCACCGACAGCCACACCACCATGATCAACGGCATCGGCGTGCTGGGCTGGGGCGTGGGCGGCATCGAGGCCGAGGCCGCGATGCTCGGCCAGCCGTCGTCGATGCTCATCCCGCAGGTCGTCGGCTTCAAGCTGACCGGCAGGATGCCCGAGGGCGCCACCGCCACCGACCTCGTGCTCACCGTCACGCAGATGCTGCGCAAGCACGGCGTGGTGGGCAAGTTCGTCGAGTTCTTCGGCGAAGGCCTGCAGCACCTGCCGCTGGCCGACCGCGCGACGATCGGCAACATGGCGCCCGAGTACGGCGCCACCTGCGGCATCTTCCCGGTCGATTCCGAAGCCGTGCGCTACCTGCGCCTGTCTGGCCGCAGCGAGGAGCAGATCGCGCTCGTCGAGGCGTATGCGAAGGCGCAGGGGCTGTGGCACGCACCGGGCCAGCCGCAAGCGCTGTACTCCGCCGTGGTCGAACTCGACATGGGCACGGTCAAGCCATCGCTGGCCGGCCCCAAGCGCCCGCAGGACCGCGTGCTGCTGGAAGACGTCAAGTCCAACTTCAACGACAACGTCGGCCCACTCGTCGCGCACCGCAGCGCCTCCACCGACCACCAGGTCAACCGTTTCGACAAGGAAGGCGGAGACCAGCCACAGGCGGAACGCCTGGCTGCGAAGCCGGTGTCGAAGATCAGGCTCGACGACGGCGAACACCATCTCACCGACGGTTCCGTGGTGATCGCCGCGATCACCTCCTGCACCAACACCTCGAACCCGGCGGTCATGCTCGGCGCAGGCCTGCTGGCCCGCAATGCGGTGGCCAAGGGTCTCAAGGCGGCACCGTGGGTCAAGACCTCGCTTGGACCGGGCTCGCTGGTGGTCACCGACTACCTGAAGAAAGCCGGCGTCATGACCGACCTGGAGAAGCTCGGCTTCTTCGTGGTCGGCTACGGCTGCACCACCTGCATCGGCAACTCCGGGCCGCTGCCGGACGCGGTGTCGAAGGGCATCGCCGAGAACGACCTGGCAGTGGCGGCCGTGCTTTCGGGCAACCGCAACTTCGAAGGCCGCATCCACGCCGAAGTGAAGATGAACTACCTGGCGTCGCCGCCGCTGGTGGTGGCTTACGCGATCGCCGGCACGGTGGACATCGACATGACCCGCGAGCCGCTGGGCCAGGACGGCGACGGCAACGATGTCTACCTGCGCGACATCTGGCCGAGCAACAAGGAGATCGGGGACACCATCGCCGCGACGGTGGGCCCGGAGCTGTTCGCGCAGAACTACGCCGACGTGTTCAAGGGCGACGCCCGCTGGAACGCGATGGAATCGCCCGACAGCGAACTCTATGTGTGGGACGAAGCCTCGACCTACATCAAGAACCCGCCCTACTTCGACGGCATGACCATGGACGTCGGCAACATCGACGACATCCAGGGCGCGCGCGTGCTCGGCCTGTTCGGCGATTCCATCACCACCGACCATATCTCGCCGGCCGGCAGCATCAAGAAGGACTCGCCGGCGGGCGCGTTCCTGCAGTCGCGCGGCGTGCAGCCGGCGGACTTCAACAGCTACGGCTCGCGGCGCGGCAACGACGACGTCATGGTGCGCGGCACCTTCGCCAACATCCGCATCAAGAACCGCTTCTTCGACGGCGAGGAAGGCGGCAACACCCTGTACTTCGGCAGCACGCCGCCGGCGAAGATGTCGATCTACGACGCGGCGATGAAATACAAGTCCGACGGCACGCCGCTGGTGGTGCTGGCCGGCGCGGAGTACGGCACCGGCTCGTCGCGCGACTGGGCCGCCAAGGGCACCAACCTGCTCGGCGTCAAGGCGGTGATCGCGCAGAGCTTCGAGCGCATCCACCGCTCCAATCTCGTGGGCATGGGCGTCCTGCCGCTGCAGTTCCGTGATGGCGAGAACGCGGACGCGCTCGGGCTTGACGGTACCGAGGTGTTCGACATCGCCGGACTCGAGGACGGCCACTCGCGCTACGCCACGGTCACGGCGCGCCGGGCGGATGGCACCGCCAAGGCGTTCCAGGCACATGTGCTGTTGCTGACGCCCAAGGAAGTCGAATACTTCCGCCACGGCGGCCTGCTCCATTACGTGCTGCGCCAACTGGCCGCACAGGGCGCCAACTGAGCGCGCGGCGCCGGGCATGCGTGCCCGGCGCCGGCGTGTCCTATCCAGCCACCGGCGCCCAGGCGGCGCTGGTCATCCGCCATTCGCCGTCGACCAGCCGCCAGCCGGTATCGACCTGCCAGGCACGCGCGTTGTCGGGCAGCAGGTTCACGCCCGCGCGTCCGGTCAGCACCACGCTGAAGCGGACCCGCGCGTGGTCGCCCTGCAGCGCCACGTCCAGTGGTCCGGCGGTCACGCCCACGCCGTCGTGGCGCATGAGGTGCACCGCCGCCATGCGCCGCGCACCGTCGCGGTCAAGTCCGTCGGGCCCGATGAAATCCTCGGCGAGGAAGCCGCGCAGCACGCCAGCGTCACGCGCCTCGACCGCGAGGAACAGGCCGGCCAGCGCCTCGCGCAGCGCCTGTTCGGGTGGCGTGCGCGCGCATGCGGAAATCACCGCGGCCAGGACCAGCAGCACGGCTGCAAGCCACGGCGCGCGTGGGCGCCGGCGTGGTCCAACGTGCATCGCAAGCCCCTCTCCGGCGCGTCGCCGCGATCGCGCGCATCATAGCTGCACTGCGCCTTGCCCGGCACGCGAACGCTATGATCCAATCGGAACAGGCACGCTGCGGCACCACGCGCATCGACACTGCAATCAGGAGGGGAATGCATGAGTAGCACCGAGCGTCCGTGGCTGGCGAACTACCCCGCGGGCATCCCCGCCGAGATCGATCCGGAGGAGTTTTCGTCCATCCACGCGGTACTCGAAGGTGCCATCGCGAAGTACCGCGACCAGGCGGCGTTCTCCTGCATGGGCGTATCGATCACCTACGGCGAGCTCGATGAGCTCAGCACGCGGTTCGCGGCGTACCTGCTCTGCGAGCTGAAGCTCAAGAAGGGCGACCGCATCGCGATCATGATGCCCAACTGCCTGCAGTACCCCATCGCCACGTT
It includes:
- a CDS encoding AbrB/MazE/SpoVT family DNA-binding domain-containing protein; this encodes MEATVAERGQITLPKAVRDALGLTKGTILKVELDGGRIILRKSVDDAISRARGRFRLDGFASTEEAMRALRGRAPGDARDPDA
- the acnB gene encoding bifunctional aconitate hydratase 2/2-methylisocitrate dehydratase, with the protein product MLEAYRHHVAERAALGIPPLPLTAQQTADVIELLKAPPPGEEAFLLDLITHRVPAGVDDAAKVKASYLAAVALGSEPSALISRERATALLGTMLGGYNVAPLVDLLDDAVVGTIAADALKHTLLVFDAFHDVEQKSKAGNASARAVMQSWADAEWFTSKPEVPQSLTITVFKVPGETNTDDLSPAPDATTRPDIPMHALAMLKNRRPDAPFVPEEDGKRGPIQAIADLKAKGHLVAYVGDVVGTGSSRKSATNSVLWWTGDDIPFIPNKRFGGVCLGAKIAPIFYNTMEDAGALPIELDVSNMAHGDVIELRPYDGQALKDGVLIAEFQVKSEVLFDEVRAGGRIPLIIGRGLTARAREALGLPAAHLFRLPATPADTGRGYTLAQKMVGRACGLPIVNGVQQGMRPGTYCEPRMTTVGSQDTTGPMTRDELKDLACLGFSSDLVMQSFCHTAAYPKPVDVKTHHTLPEFISTRGGVSLRPGDGIIHSWLNRMLLPDTVGTGGDSHTRFPIGISFPAGSGLVAFAAATGVMPLDMPESVLVRFKGSMQPGVTLRDLVHAIPLYAIRAGLLTVAKQGKKNIFSGRILEIEGLPQLKIEQAFELADASAERSAAGCTVRLDRAPIVEYLTSNITLLKWMITEGYADARTLQRRIDKMQQWLADPQLLEPDADAEYAAVIEIDLGEIVEPIVCCPNDPDDARTLSDVAGAKIDEVFIGSCMTNIGHFRAAAKLLEGKRDIPTRLWVAPPTRMDAAELTKEGHYGTFGAAGARMEMPGCSLCMGNQAQIREGATAMSTSTRNFPNRLGRNTDVYLGSAELAAICSRLGRIPTREEYLADIGVVNTSGETIYRYMNFDQIEEYREVADAATA
- a CDS encoding nuclear transport factor 2 family protein, which produces MLLVLAAVISACARTPPEQALREALAGLFLAVEARDAGVLRGFLAEDFIGPDGLDRDGARRMAAVHLMRHDGVGVTAGPLDVALQGDHARVRFSVVLTGRAGVNLLPDNARAWQVDTGWRLVDGEWRMTSAAWAPVAG
- the acnA gene encoding aconitate hydratase AcnA; the protein is MADSFATRDVLAVNGRSYTFASLARLGERFDLTRLPYSMKILLENLLRHEDGGVTVGTHHIEAVATWDPKAEPDTEIAFMPARVVLQDFTGVPCVVDLAAMRDAVTRLGGNPSQINPLIPSELVIDHSVQVDVFGRADALDLNGKIEFERNKERYGFLRWGQNAFKDFKVVPPNTGIVHQVNLEHLARVVMERDVDGTLWAFPDTVFGTDSHTTMINGIGVLGWGVGGIEAEAAMLGQPSSMLIPQVVGFKLTGRMPEGATATDLVLTVTQMLRKHGVVGKFVEFFGEGLQHLPLADRATIGNMAPEYGATCGIFPVDSEAVRYLRLSGRSEEQIALVEAYAKAQGLWHAPGQPQALYSAVVELDMGTVKPSLAGPKRPQDRVLLEDVKSNFNDNVGPLVAHRSASTDHQVNRFDKEGGDQPQAERLAAKPVSKIRLDDGEHHLTDGSVVIAAITSCTNTSNPAVMLGAGLLARNAVAKGLKAAPWVKTSLGPGSLVVTDYLKKAGVMTDLEKLGFFVVGYGCTTCIGNSGPLPDAVSKGIAENDLAVAAVLSGNRNFEGRIHAEVKMNYLASPPLVVAYAIAGTVDIDMTREPLGQDGDGNDVYLRDIWPSNKEIGDTIAATVGPELFAQNYADVFKGDARWNAMESPDSELYVWDEASTYIKNPPYFDGMTMDVGNIDDIQGARVLGLFGDSITTDHISPAGSIKKDSPAGAFLQSRGVQPADFNSYGSRRGNDDVMVRGTFANIRIKNRFFDGEEGGNTLYFGSTPPAKMSIYDAAMKYKSDGTPLVVLAGAEYGTGSSRDWAAKGTNLLGVKAVIAQSFERIHRSNLVGMGVLPLQFRDGENADALGLDGTEVFDIAGLEDGHSRYATVTARRADGTAKAFQAHVLLLTPKEVEYFRHGGLLHYVLRQLAAQGAN
- a CDS encoding type II toxin-antitoxin system VapC family toxin, which translates into the protein MIAIDSSVLVDLLADGPMADATEACLRQCLGIGTVVVCDVALAEVCSALKDGSEAVAVLEEVGIRFSALEAKSALRAGEMQRRHRQRGGAPTRAVPEFLIGAHALLQCDGLITRDDRFYRDYFKGLKLIVPTPE